TTCCACTGATACAAGAGAGTGTTGCAGAAACCTATCCATTAGGTTTTTTTCGATTCTCCAACAAAGTAGGACATGAGAGAATTTCTCACCTGGACTGAACCAATGAATCCAATGAACTCCCCCAAAGCTCTGGGGCTGAGGAGGTCGTTCTAACTCTCTCTCTGTGGCTATTGCTGAGATTGAGCCACGACCTCAACTAGAGAAGATCAAAGAGGCACAAAGTTCATCGACATTCAATAACGTTTTAAACATGCCACCCACAACAGCATTTACAAATGAGTAACGCAAAGTTTCTGCTGCTCAACACATCAATCTGTTTGTTTTCATCATAAAATACCACAAACTTTCTTGCCAAGATGAAGCCAGAATAATTTTTTAAGggccgaataaaattttaatttttttcatagtcTATACATTTATAACTTTTAAATGATTAAAACAAGGTGCAATTttacatttactaatttaaaatttaaaaaatttaaagaggctaGCCATTTTAAGGGGCTCAACCCCGGATTCGCCTATGTTTCTTGCCAGTAGATATTTGGATATGATTCAATTTTCCTCAATCtattataaatattaaacaaTAAATAGAGAAAGACCCACCATTTGACAACAAATATACAAATACCTTTGGAATTGTGCAAGCCATGAAAACAGATACTTCACTTGCATATAAGATAAAGCCTTTCACTAATGTATCATGAAAAGCATTTGGGACAGAATTCAAGTCAAAAATCTCAACTGAAACAATTGAAAATTTGTTGGCCTTTGCTTATACCAATTACAACATTTCAGTTCAGTACACCCTTTTCTTgctatcaaaattcactttacaggTAAGACAGAGGAAAGAGAAGAAGAATAGCTGGAAATGAAATTTCCACCAACCTAAATCTTACCTTCCAAAACCCCCCAAAACCTTAAATAAAAGGGAACAAAAGAATGGAAAAGATTCTCACCCTTAATAGTAAATGCTAAGAGTTCAAGAACTATGAAAAGGAAAATTGGGTAAACACCATATAGCAAGAGACAGACCTGCACATGCCTACCTTCACTAACTTTAAACGGTCAAAATCAGTTAAAGGCGAAACTGGATCTTTATGCCCTCAACCCAAGCAAATAGAAGATACCAttggcaatttttttttttgtcctgGCCTCCTTTGAACGGATTAACAATCTTAACTCTGGTTAATGGTGTATCTTCTCAATGCTCCTCTCCATTCAAACCTGTTGGAGTTCCCAAAAGTAGCACAAGATTGGAGACATTGAATGTCTTGTTTAGTTGAtttacaaaaaaagaaaaaagaacataTGAATCCTTGTTTCAATAGTTACTGGGCCAGTTCATCTGTGCATGCTGAGGCTGCTGATAAACATTGGCAGCAGGTCCCCCCATGTCAACAGCTCCAGCCATAGTCTGAGCCTGTTGTAGAAGAGGATGAACACCTGCTGCTACTCCTTGGGGATGATAAATACCAGCAAAGGAGCCAGGACCAACCTGTGTTGGAGCAAAAGTTACATTCTGACTCTGAGGGGGAAGGTTATAGAATGAACTGGCTGGCAGACTGGATATCTCTCGACCAGGGGGAGCAATCCATACAGCTGAACCTTCACTCTGCAGGAAAGCAAACatgtaaaacaataaaaaaaaatagtCAAGAATGGTTAATAGCAATGACATTCTTTCCAAAACCAAAGAGAATGCTTCAAGGCAGAGACAGGTACAGATAAGCATATTATGTAGAACTGTAGCATACATTTAAATCAACCTACGACAACATGATCACCATTTCAGGCCTTAAATTAACATGAATTTAGTACATCAATGTGGCATTGTCTTTGGTCCAAAAGGGATAGGAATTCATCTAATAAGCAGAAATTATCAACTTCACCCTCAGGCTCCCCTAAACTggaacaaacaaaaaaaatcaagaaaTCCATTTACAAGGCTTCTCATAACAGAAATTTAAAGAGAGAAAAGGGAAGTAAAATATTCCAAGGGTGTATGCACAATTAAATTTCAAACACCAAAGACAATTCCCAGCCACAAAGAACTACTGCCTCTTAGAATCTTAGATATCTCAAGACAAACATAACAGCCATCCTCCATCTACCTTGACAAACTATAGACAATCTGGGCTCGTTAAAACATCGTCTTTTAAGATTCATGTAACTATCATTAAGAAAAAGAAACTAAATTgtatcaaagaaaataaaacaagaaaagaaattgagacaAAAACCTGAAAGATTGTTCTTACATTCTTGTCTTATTTTATAAATGTTCAAAAACATAGGGGTAATATGCAggatataaaaaaaattaggtcCAAAGACATGCAACCataacatatcaaaataaactAAGAACAAACTGGGCAATGAATCAAGAAGTCATCATAAATTTTTGTTTCCTTACTTCttcaagaaataaaaggaaatagAAATGAGAACATGTTGCCAACCTGCTGCCCTGTGATGTAGACATTGCTTTCCTTGAACTGAGATGCACCAAGATCCTCATTTGTGGTTGAGTTTCCAGTTGAACTGGGATTATAACCAGCTGGGGAGGAGCCATAAGGCCCATAACCACTTGGCATTCCAATATGTGTAGAATTCACCGGATTATTTCCAGGTTTAAATTGAGGAAGCGAAAATTTGACTCCTGTTGTAGGTGCTGCTGGTGCAGAAGGATAAACAGTTCCAGCTTGAGGATGTAGAGGAAACGCACCATTGTTTATAAATTGGTGGATTGCAGGAGAAGGATAATAGAAAGGAGAGTAAAAGGGGGCATATTGAATGTAGTTTGGAGGATAATGTGGTAAATGCACCCCAGCTGCTGAGCGGTAGACAGGGACTGGTTGCTGAGTCACAGATATAGAACTTTGCATCAAACCAGCAGCTTGAGTTACTGTTGGAGTTGGACTTCCTGTTGTCAGTACTGAAGTGTTTCCACCCTGCCAAATGCCAATATATGCAAATAAGCTCCAAATCCCAGCAAAATTGAATTAAAACACATGCAATATGTACGGGTTAAGAGTTTGGATGCATCCGGTGGTAACAGCATAATTAGATTATGCTGAATAACACCACTACCAAACAAGTGATACTTATTTTTCTAGGAGAATCATCTATCTAGAATGTTCACAAATTGAGTACCTATATTTCAGCGACTAAAAGTTCTGCACAACAGACCAAAGTTCAATAAAAATGAGGCATATCATATGTTATTACTTTCCAACAATATAGTCAATtagaaaggaaaaagaaacatGCTCATTAAACTAACAACAGATCCCATAATTTTTTTCAACAATTAAATATTGCTCTAGTAAAATTGACACTTTTCCATGTAAAGTTATGCAAAGTGCTTAATCTTAATCTCTGCACACCTCTTGTGGAGGCTGAGAAATCTGTGAAGGAAGTACTGCAACATTCCCATTGTATTTTGTAGCAATTCCAGCAGAAGGAAACGGAGAAAGTCGACCGTCATTATCAGCACTTGAACGGTAGAACTGGGCATAATAAGTTGCTGGATCAAATGGCTGTTGAACCTAAACATCAAAGCATTTAATAACACAAGAAATTAGTATTAGAACAAACAACTGGTACAATTGCAATTGATTTTATAGAAACAATATTATAGCAAGCAGCAAAatgaccaaaggggatttgacaTAAATTAGTTAACATATGAAACTTTCTACTGCattttacataaaaaaaaaatcaagctaaaagaaACTTAAGCTTGAATAATACAAAGGAAATAGCAGAGCAGCATTTATAAAGGAAAAGCAGAGGGGATGGAGGGAGATGCTTACAACAAAGCTTGAAAGACGAGAAACTTCACGAGCTTGAGATTCAGGGTTTTCGAGGGGTGCTAAAATAGGAGGGACAAGTCCAATATTGTAGTTAGGAGGCGTATGGACCACAGAGTATGGATGGCCTCCAGAAGGCAATGCATTGTCCTGCTTGTTTTCGTTATACTCAGGAATAGAACTAGAGACATCACCATCACCAGACAAATTTTCAGGAGAATGTGCAGGTGATTGTGGATGATCAGAGTGATCTCCATCCTCAGCAGTTGTCAGCGCGTTTTGATTGCTAGAATCAGTAACATAACAAGAAAATAGCATGAGCAAGCATACAAAAACCCACCAAATAGTAGCACGATTATGGTCCCCAGAAAGGTTAACACTGCTTATTCCATAGAAAAAGGGGTTAAAATTGCCCATAAGAAAAGTCAAAAGTGAACAAACCTAGAATTCTGCTCCTCTGCAGTTCCATCAACATCCTGAGAAGCATCAGACAAAGGTGTAGGACTCTTAGCACTCTCCTGACAACCAACAGAGCTCAATGTTACTCCAAAACTAGCATCAAAACTTCCAAAACTCAGCTTGGTTCTTTCAGATTCAGGGACATGGATATGGTTTGGAATTATAACATGTTGACGTTGTGGGAGATGCAACTCCTCTAGCTTCTTCTGCAATTTTAAAGTTGCTTCTTCAGAGTCAAGAACATTTGAAACAGGCTGTGAATGAGCATTGGCTTCAACTGAACTAGTAGGAACTTCAGATGCACCAGCTGTTCCAGAACCCTGCCCAACATTAGAGCTGATTGGCTTTGGTTTCCACTCCTTATTGGAACCAACTGTTAATGACATATAGGAATTAATATCTGCAGATATCTATCAAGTCTTTCGACTATCTTCAGGTAAGAATATAAAGTAGTCCAAACATTCGTAAGTAACAGCTAAATATGCTCCAAAAGCACACATTTTCACTAAAGTTATCCAACCACTAGTAAGTAATATGGAAGAATGAAAAACCAAGTAAACTTGTCTGAAAAGATTCTACATCTTAAGCTTTAAAAAGTTCCCTTACAGTTTCTCAAAGTTCCACTGTTACTTAAGGGGCTACTTCTATTTAGACAAGGACAATTCCTCTAGCCGTCTCAATTATAATGATGATTTCGATTCAAACTTACAACAAGCACACAATTGAATTATATCTTGCTCAAAGGAAAAGGTCACTGATACCCATTTACCAAAGATAGTTATAGATTCCAACAATTATAAGGAATAATATAGTGAAGTATAAATCCCATCTCCAAGAATAACCCACAGATCTTGATGCCTATACTAGATCGAGACAACATAAGCATCCAAGTACAGTCTAGCAAAAAGCCAAAAAtccacctttttttttcttctatagCACAAAATCCACCAAGAAACCATCTCAAATTTCATTAACAATGACCAATACATAAAAAAGTTACAAAACAGCATTGATAAATACAAAATTCATTCCACCTACCTTTTTGAGGGCCAATTATTTGTTGTGAGCGGCCACCATAATTGGATGAAGGTCGGCTCGTAGAGGAACCATGGGTTGTGGCAGATGAAGGTTGGCCAGACTCACTCAGCAGATTTTTTGGTGCTCCAGAAGATTTACTAGGCATCTTTCCTTGCACAAAAGAGCTACTAATTTCAGTAGCTGCCATAAGTCAAAGAAAGAGATTAATCAGATTGATTAGTATAAGGAATAGAAGTCTTCAAAACtgattaatttttcaaaatcctGACCAGAAGCTAATTTTCTTTCAGTAGGGACAACTGTATCTGATTCTGCAGAAGCCTGGCCACCTCCCACTTCACGTTTGATTGTTCCCAGAGTGCCAAGTGGCTGAGAATCACTGGACAGAACTAGCACAGGATCTGAGGACGAGAAGCAGATTGTTGCAGAAGATGCTGAACTAGTCGATGGGAAGCAGTCACTAGGGCTTGCTGCAGGTGGCCCACTCATGTCCACACTTTCAAATGTAATTGTGGGTTTGTTTATTGCACCAGCAGGGGATGGTGCACTCCCGAACTCATAGCTTGCAACAGATGAATGTTCCTGAGGTTGATTGGCAGCATTTCTTGCAGGTGCAGAGGATGTTTCAGCCACTACACCAGTAGGACCATCAGCCATGACAGGTACAGGGCTATAaaacataacaataaaaatgCAATTCAAACAAACTGCATTTAATTGAAGCCATATATTTATCAATAGACaccaaaaaatataaaatgaaaattatataaGATAGCAGATCTGCAAATTCTGGCCACCTCGCTACCATAGTTGATTCATTAGTTTTTGTCTCCTGAGAGGTTGATGAAGATTGACCACTGGCTTTCTCTGCACCTTGATTTGCTCCATTATCTCTCCCGGGACCAGAACTCTTGGAAACACCAGCCTCTGATAAGATAAAAAGCAGAAATTGCATGAAGATAATTGTTGacaataattcaaaatttataaaatctagCTCGAGAGACATGGAAATTTGATTTATCAAACTGAAAGAACTGCAAAGATCCAAGGACAATAGCAAGTCAACAGCCCGGACATCGACAGTTCAACACCAGAGGACATAACATAAAACACATCTGACACAAAACTAAACAAAAAGCAAGGGAAGGGGAAAAGAAAAACATGTCCAAAGCAAAACTATGAAACTTGTTCATTGAACCATACTAAATTTGTCACATGGCTGAAACAAACACAAGTTCATGCAGCACAATCAACTCATTATTTCAGAAGCCTAACATTATTCAAGAAACAATAATGTTAAATAAACTTCTGTTCCAAATGTCTGTTTACCATGTGCAGCATAGCGAGCAGAGAAATTTCCCCGGCCACCCCGACTCCCCCTTCCCTGTGAACCAGATCTCCACCGCGACTCTGCAGACTCTTTGTTGTTCGAACTCTGCAACAATGAGCAATAAAACCACATGAACTCCAATGATAAAACAGAGTCTGAACCAAGCCCAAAAAAATACTCTCCAGTTGAAATACAAGGTATATTCTTGACAAATACTTCCAAGTAGTCTCTGCCGCCCCCCAACCGCCATTttaaaaccaaaaagaaaaagcATGAAAACACTATGGAAGCTCAACTTTCTTGACACCATGGATCCTACTTCCCTATTACCTTTTGTAGTCCACCCTTTCATCCTGTTGTCAGTCAATCTTGTCCACCTCCCACCACTTAACACCCAAACTCTCTAGCCCCGACTGAAACCTTAGAGGCAAAAGAAATTTACTACGGGTAAAACAAAAACTGGTAGGACTTATCTAAGCCTCTTCCCTCCATCATCTACATAATAGGACTTAGCTGAACCAATATCTTAACAATAAGAAGGTTCAACATTGCAAAAACAGAAAATAGCAGAATTTACATAAATtcaaaaagaaagagagaaaatacTTGTGCAATTTTCAGTAGAGTCTCTTACCTCTTTTTTCCTATCACGTTTTCTTTTTACTTCACGAAAAGGATCtgaaaaacaatataaaaatgtcatatatttgGGAGCAATTAAAATGGTACAGTGTTCACAAAGAATGGCACCAATTAAAATGGCAATGTATCAGCAAAATGTAGTTAGACATAAACAAGAGAGTAACATTTGCTAAGAACAACGTATATCCGAGTGCTGTTTGCCCAACACAAAGCCATAACTCGCAAGTAGAGAAAACTGAAAGCTTGCAGCGCATATAAGGCCATAAGATGATGTCATTGCTGAATTTGGGTACCAAACTGAAGCAGCAACAACATCAAAAGATAAACTTTGGAATAGAACAATGAAAAAAATAGGGAAAGCTAGAAAGTATTGATATAGTGATTAAAACAACAGAAATGGTAAAACTCCTCAGGGTTAATAAGTTACACCCTTTTGCAGATGCCTATCAACGTGTTAAATGTCTTCAAAACACTTGATGGCAATAAATGCTAACCAAATGTGTCACTTAACGAGCATACTTTCACAATGAATTAGTGTTATAATAGTAATCGCCACATTTACTAGCTGTGGCAGTCAGAGTAAGATATGTGAAGGAAAACAAGAAAATGAGAATACTGGAACTGGAAACCTAATTAATCTAATTACACAAAATGATAGCTCCATAAAAGTGCAAACAGATAATACTGTCCTAACTAATGAACAGAAAGTGGAAAAATTAAACAATGAGCAGccaaataataaaatttgctGCAGATACGACCATTTAAGAAGCAATTTAGTCAAAACATCATTTCTAGAGCTTTGTTCTGTTACTTGTAAAGATAATACAGACACATTAAATCACTAACCCTTGGAGGGGGATTAAGGAAACGAGATATGAACACCAACAATCACGCAATTCGCGAAGGAAAAAAAGGAGAATAAAAAACCAAAGCTTGCATTTTCATGTATATATAACATGTAAATAAaggaataaaagaaatgaaaaaatacatatcaaatcaaaatgtaataataataataccaagAACAGTGTAAACTCATTATACTccaaaagattttaaaaatactaaaaaaattcCTACCACAGTCCCCAGCAACAAAACCcaaatcaccaaaaattaaattaagatCAAAGACAAGCTCGAGGAAACACAGATCACAATAAAACATACAAAAAACACCCGAAAAAGTATAAGATCACCCCCCCCCCATTTCCGTAATCCCAGGGGGAAAAACCATTAAAAATccataaagaaatggaaaacttAGCTAGAAAGAAACCTAAAAGGAGAATATAAAGAGAAAAAAGTACCCTGAAGAAGGAGCCTCTGAGCGGTTTCATTGGGATCCATAGAACATTCTTTAAGCATAGCATAAATCTCATCTTCACTGTGATTACCGGTGATCTCTTTTATGTTTTGGATCGTTTTCCTCACGCTGCTTGGAATTGATGAAACCCTAAACCCCCCACTGCTCATCTTCTCAGAAAATTtgatttcccccttttttttcctttattcCCCACTTCCCCTCTTCAAACAAAGCTATTTCTCCTTCCCCCTTCCCTTTGTTTTCCACCAGCAACTATATTTCTAGATTATTAGTATATCACAATGATAaatgttttggtgttatttttAAAAGTGTATAGAAAAAAATGAGAGAAATGGAGAGTTGGAGACTGAAGAGAGGTAGGCACTCCAGAAAGAAATCAAACtttaaatggaaaaaaaaattatggttttttttttcattgatCTAAAAATGAAAAGCAAGAGGAAAATGGAAGACTGACCGGGAGGAGGGAGCAAAATGTAGACCTTTTTTTTTCGGGGGTTcactttaaattatattttattttttatataaaacctTACCATTTACGAATTTTTTATGGCCTTGCCCTTATTTatcaaatatatattatttttgaagCCCTTTGTTATTGGAGGTAGAAAttacaaaaatagttatattatttgagatcattttaatttttttattttaaagaaaaataataaaaattatatactatGCAATTTGAATTTATGCTAATTACATTTGTAAATCTTTAAATTTATCACTTATCACctaattaaagttttattttaatctattttaattataaaagatattttataattttttaatcgaATTGGTATCTAGTTAATTCGTAACATCAACTCAGTAAAAACCCAAtcacataatattttaataaaaattaacaatattaatcattttgattaattaataatattataaaaataaaaaattaacaatattaactattttgactaattaataatattataaaaatatagagatcAAAGTACtttagaaattaaaattaaaaatttaattacaaatttaggAATAATAGAGGATTAAAGTTGAAATTTAATcactaatttatatatatatatatatatatatatgtatatatatatgggtttagaaaaattttgaagcAAAGAGTATTCCTTTATTGTTAATTATACATTAaactaacattaaaaataatttattggtattacttataataataataataataataatgattaaaataatattaattagtaTGATAGTATGTTAATGTGAATCACGTCTTTTAAAAACTCTAccttatattattaatttataaaattagataaataaaaatttaatttttatttttttattaataatgtttttattaatTCTTGAATATAAAACTAATAGATAGATTCTACATTCGTAactaattattaataattataattatttatttatgatatttttattGAATCCATATTAAATTACACTTATTATTGTAAATTGTTTATCAACTAACATTTAGCACAATAAATATACGTATTAGCAGGCTATTTTCAttcaaataacattcaaaaataactggaaaaattatattttaagattttgtttttatcaccaaaaACCACatgattttcattattatttaataaGCTTAGTTATTACTATTTGATATTCAATAGTTTTATTGTTATTTGATTCAAATAGTACTTACAAGATAGTTTATGTTGTTACCATTgtgttttaaaatattatgtcAAAGAGAATACAACATTAAAGTAATGATTATTTGTAGGTAAAATTTTGACTTATATTCAAATTACAAATTATTTTACTTTCAAATATATTCCACTTTTTTATTACTTTtagaatattattttattttttaattaattttaaaaataataaaattttagtataaatCAGACAGActctaatttaattaataaacatgtttttaaattatacaaatatattatttaataaattaaaaatagatatatatataaaataatgtgTAACGCATTTGaaattcaaacaaaataaaaaagaaagcaCCTTGAGATTTCATGTGCTGATTGAAGGAAACCTTCCTTTTATATATAGGTTATAGATtcttttagattaaaaacaaataaactcttgattttgtataaaaaaattaattttaatttttaacacaTATAAAAAACTCATAACATTTAATTTATCACTAAATAAACTCTTAACATAAACTGATATTTCATACGGAGTATGGggcttatttaaataaaactttaaaGTTTAAggattattttagaattttattaatttataaaaaattaagtaCTAAAAAGCTCTtagaaaataattcaaaaattaattaaaccctTTGCTGAAAAATGTAAACAATTAAACTTTTAATGGAAGTTTGTAATCAATTGAGCTTTTCATGTAATTTTTCATTGAAGCTCTTGACAAATCATTAAATACTAATGTGATAATTGATGTGATGATTGAAGTATCATCTATTATTATATGAACTTTTCTCACCATCTCATATATGCTCTCAACCAATTAttttatacattaataattttattttcatctcaaactaaaaaaaaaaaaaagattatctCTTGCTcaagacaaaaaaaaattagatcAAATCTGCATCACTTTCAATGGATAGAACATTGACTAAAAGCTCACCTTAGTCCTAATTTGATTTTGAGCTTCTGTTTTTTTAACAGCaatttaacaataattttaaaagtacttttaaaaatttaatttaaaatttaaatgtttaatattattgttaaaaatatttttaaaaataaaatatttattttaaacataaatacaCGAAAAGATAATAGAATCTTAAAAAGTGCTTTTGGGTTAATGGTTAACCCGCGACTTATCTCCCAGTCATGGATTTTGCtagagatttgattttttttcgttGTTCGTCATCATCTTTTTCTATGGATTATAGTTGTATAGTTTTTATTTCATTGTGAATATTGGAAGAAATTAATTTTTACTGACAAGAGATTTTGAtttatctttgatattaaaatttagaCATTGATTTTTGAATGTCGAGGGaggttaatttttaattttgggtaTCTTTTCTTTGTCTGCTGGAGATCAATATTTTATCAAATCTGGGTTTACAAATTTCAAATTGCTTTCTTTCCTCATTCCATTGAAATATAGATTTGTTCTGAAGAAAAAATTGACGTGGATGaagatattttttaattttagataAGAAATAAATTACTGATGTGatataaaataatttgatatgATTATATGTGAGATAGTGGGAATGGtccatataataattttatatctcatatgAAAACTTTGATGACATGGTATTTTTCTTGGAAAAATACTTATGTGGAAGTTTAAttgactttttatttatttaaacttaaaatttattaaattattaaaaatatagaaaatctataataaaatatttaaatataataaaattttaaaactactaaatattataaaatattatatgttatgaaatattaaataaatattataaaattatagaaattatagaaaatatataaaataattaaaatgataaaaatctataaattttaataaaaaagttataaaaattattaaaagtataaaaagttgtaaaaatttaaaaatatataagaaattacaaaaataaattttgttattatgaaGGTTTGGATTGAACTTTTATAGGGTGTTTGAAGTGTGATGTTAATCAAAATTGTATTGAGTGTCGAGTAAATGGTATGAGAGATAATGAATTTAGTGTTTGATAGTTTAAGGTAAGTGATGAGTAATGATTTTGATCAAGTAGAGGTCATGCAATAGACATTGAAAATGATAAGTTAAGTAATGATATAAAGCCACATGTGTGGGAAAACAAAAACGAGTGGCAATTTTTGTTGCAAAGTTTTAAAATTGATTAGAGAttactaaaatatttaataattttagaaaattattaaaaaaactatataagttactaaaattattcaatattatacaaaattttaaatttactactcattttacaaatttttattttttatttttagaattttatataaTTCCTAAAATATCATTCAAGCCCtcctaaaataatttaaaaaccaattaaacattttatgttaatatttttcatgtcAACCATCACGTCATCAAAATTTCATTGAAAAACCATATTCGAGGGGTCTAATTGCTTGCTTACTTTCAACTAATGGCTCGATTGATTGCATTTTTTAACAAGTGACTcaattgattttttaattatttttctataaaCCTTTTAATACTTAAGTCTTTAtaaaagtaaatatatattatCATTAATACAATGGTAACTATTTCATAcactaatgaaatttttaacTCTAAAATACGGAGTTAAAATCTTATCacatatcttcttcttcttttttttcttttcttttgtagaTAAAAGCACAATCTAAAGCAATtacatcaaccaatccatattAAACTGAATTAGAACTATTACAATCAGTAGTCAACACATCTTTTATAAAATTCGGCAGAGCTTCAAACAATTGGAGTATGAGGTTTCCTATTGCAACATGTTTAACCAAGTGATCTGCAATGCCATTTTGATCCCTCAAAATATTACAACTCTTACATCCCATTTCCTATGCAACAACTAATGTAGTAATCTCAATTTCACCAAACTACTGTTGGCGCCTCCCCCTTCTAAAATCAATGCAACCAAAACCGCATTATCACGTTCAACTTTAACCTTTCTTAAGCCTTTTCCCTATACTGTGAAAATACCTTTCAGTATCGCTTTTGTTTCAACTTTAAAAATTGATTCATTATCGAAACTCATTGCATACCCATGTAACCAGCTTGCATTTGAGTACCTTAGAACTCCTCCAATAGAAGCATGTTGCCCACGCAGAGACACATGCATTGAGAAAAAAAACGACACATGGTGGCATATTAAGTTATTAACCTTGCTTGTAGAGTTAAAAAATTATACTGCCTGTGTATCAAATGATACTCCTTATTATAGTTGTTTTAACCATTTTTTATACAATTACTACTATTACTATAAGGATAAGTATTTGGTGCACTCACAGTctattttttatttcacaagcAGCCTTAAAAATTTGACATatgtctttttttttaatatatatttttaagtattttactATACGTCTATC
This is a stretch of genomic DNA from Gossypium arboreum isolate Shixiya-1 chromosome 11, ASM2569848v2, whole genome shotgun sequence. It encodes these proteins:
- the LOC108473841 gene encoding flocculation protein FLO11-like isoform X2; the encoded protein is MSSGGFRVSSIPSSVRKTIQNIKEITGNHSEDEIYAMLKECSMDPNETAQRLLLQDPFREVKRKRDRKKESSNNKESAESRWRSGSQGRGSRGGRGNFSARYAAHEAGVSKSSGPGRDNGANQGAEKASGQSSSTSQETKTNESTMVASPVPVMADGPTGVVAETSSAPARNAANQPQEHSSVASYEFGSAPSPAGAINKPTITFESVDMSGPPAASPSDCFPSTSSASSATICFSSSDPVLVLSSDSQPLGTLGTIKREVGGGQASAESDTVVPTERKLASATEISSSFVQGKMPSKSSGAPKNLLSESGQPSSATTHGSSTSRPSSNYGGRSQQIIGPQKVGSNKEWKPKPISSNVGQGSGTAGASEVPTSSVEANAHSQPVSNVLDSEEATLKLQKKLEELHLPQRQHVIIPNHIHVPESERTKLSFGSFDASFGVTLSSVGCQESAKSPTPLSDASQDVDGTAEEQNSSNQNALTTAEDGDHSDHPQSPAHSPENLSGDGDVSSSIPEYNENKQDNALPSGGHPYSVVHTPPNYNIGLVPPILAPLENPESQAREVSRLSSFVVQQPFDPATYYAQFYRSSADNDGRLSPFPSAGIATKYNGNVAVLPSQISQPPQEGGNTSVLTTGSPTPTVTQAAGLMQSSISVTQQPVPVYRSAAGVHLPHYPPNYIQYAPFYSPFYYPSPAIHQFINNGAFPLHPQAGTVYPSAPAAPTTGVKFSLPQFKPGNNPVNSTHIGMPSGYGPYGSSPAGYNPSSTGNSTTNEDLGASQFKESNVYITGQQSEGSAVWIAPPGREISSLPASSFYNLPPQSQNVTFAPTQVGPGSFAGIYHPQGVAAGVHPLLQQAQTMAGAVDMGGPAANVYQQPQHAQMNWPSNY